From Phyllopteryx taeniolatus isolate TA_2022b chromosome 18, UOR_Ptae_1.2, whole genome shotgun sequence, the proteins below share one genomic window:
- the LOC133468504 gene encoding coxsackievirus and adenovirus receptor homolog gives MRCLLWPFALLGALCSSGPASALEIGVNGEHYHAARGSNVQLACPYTHTVTTTQYTEIMWSIVSGPEERHVIWFTDGHLYPDLDKALEGRVHFTSFDPHNGDASIIIRDLRLSDSGTYRCFVKKLPELDLKSVELTVMEAPGRPQCSVDGELAGGDDVTLKCKSSHGSHPLRYTWAKTSGNQVLPANAVVDTVGGTLRVDNTSERDCGHYRCTADSMVDTQHCELVLKCPPLSQPHTDVDSPQLLSTTAVASIAIVVTISVVGLIAIAAAFYWHRKKKTLLEPSNTIAI, from the coding sequence ATGCGGTGCCTCCTTTGGCCGTTTGCCCTCCTGGGAGCGCTTTGCAGCAGTGGTCCGGCGAGCGCTCTGGAGATCGGCGTGAACGGCGAGCACTACCACGCCGCCAGGGGGTCAAATGTCCAGCTGGCCTGCCCGTACACTCACACCGTGACCACCACGCAGTACACAGAGATCATGTGGAGTATTGTGTCCGGACCAGAAGAGAGGCACGTCATTTGGTTCACCGACGGCCACTTGTATCCTGATCTGGACAAAGCACTGGAGGGCAGGGTCCACTTCACATCGTTCGATCCCCACAACGGAGACGCTTCCATCATCATCAGAGACCTTCGTCTCTCAGACTCCGGGACGTACCGGTGCTTCGTGAAGAAGTTACCGGAACTGGACCTTAAGAGCGTGGAGCTGACTGTCATGGAGGCGCCCGGTAGGCCTCAGTGCAGTGTGGACGGGGAACTTGCGGGAGGCGACGACGTGACGCTGAAATGCAAATCCTCGCACGGCAGCCACCCTCTGAGGTACACCTGGGCCAAGACCAGCGGAAACCAGGTCTTGCCTGCTAATGCCGTCGTTGACACCGTGGGAGGCACCTTGCGTGTGGACAACACCAGCGAGCGGGACTGCGGGCACTATCGTTGCACGGCGGACAGCATGGTGGACACCCAACACTGCGAGCTTGTCCTCAAGTGTCCGCCGCTGTCCCAACCACACACCGACGTCGACAGTCCGCAGTTGCTTTCGACCACCGCAGTCGCCTCCATTGCTATCGTCGTCACCATCAGCGTGGTCGGCCTTATCGCCATCGCCGCTGCCTTCTACTGGCACCgaaaaaagaagacattatTGGAACCCAGCAACACAATAGCTATATAA
- the LOC133468572 gene encoding coxsackievirus and adenovirus receptor homolog, translating into MRCLLWPFALLGVLCSSGLEISMKSNHYHAARGSDVKLACPYTHTVTTTQYTEIMWSIVSGPEERHVIWFTDGHLYPDLDKALEGRVHFTSFEPHNGDASIIIRDLRLSDSGKYRCFVKKLPELDLKSVELTVMEALGQPQCSVDGEFAGGDGVTGAG; encoded by the coding sequence ATGCGGTGCCTCCTTTGGCCGTTTGCCCTCCTGGGAGTGCTTTGCAGCAGTGGTCTAGAGATCAGCATGAAGTCCAACCACTACCACGCCGCCAGGGGGTCAGATGTCAAGCTGGCCTGCCCGTACACTCACACCGTGACCACCACGCAGTACACAGAGATCATGTGGAGTATTGTGTCCGGACCAGAAGAGAGGCACGTCATTTGGTTCACCGACGGCCACTTGTATCCTGATCTGGACAAAGCACTGGAGGGCAGGGTCCACTTCACATCGTTTGAGCCCCACAACGGAGACGCTTCCATCATCATCAGAGACCTTCGTCTCTCAGACTCCGGGAAGTACCGGTGCTTCGTGAAGAAGTTACCGGAACTGGACCTTAAGAGCGTGGAGCTGACGGTCATGGAGGCGCTCGGTCAGCCTCAGTGCAGTGTGGACGGGGAATTTGCGGGAGGCGACGGCGTGACGGGCGCCggctag